The sequence CAGGCGAGGACGACCACGTCGTGGCAGGGATTGCCGGGGTACGGGCCGATCCAGGCGTCCTTGGACAGGTCGGCCAGGGGCACCTCGGGCGCGTCGGCGAGCCGGTGTCCGAGCGGGACGACCGCGTCGAACGGCTCGGCGTAGAGCGGGACATGGGTCAGGCGGGGGTCGTCGGCGGACGGGGCGCCCCGGTACTCGACGGCGACCGCCACGTCCACCTGCCGGTCCAGGACCATGGGCAGGCTGGCGTCCCCCTCCGCGTCCTGCACCCGGATCCGTATGCCGGGCGCGGAGTGGGCGAGGCGGGCCACCGCCGGGGCCACGACCTGGGCGATGCCGGTCGCGAAGGCCGCCACGGTGACGGTGCCCGCCTCGCCGGAGCCGTAGGCGGCCAGCTCGGCCTCGGCCCGCTCCAGCTGGGCGAGGACCGCGTTGGTGTGGCTGAGCAGGATCTCGCCGGCCGGGGTGAGCCGTACGCCCTTGGCGCCGCGCTCCACCAGGCGGTGGCCGGTCTCCTGCTCCAGGGCCGTCAGCTGCTGGGAGACTGCGGACGGGGTCAGGTAGAGCGCGGCGGCCGCCGCGGTCACCGTACGGTGGTCGGCCACCGCACGGAGGATGTGGAGCCGCCGTGCCTCGATCATGCCCCCGATTATCCCAGCTCGTCCGGCCTG comes from Streptomyces sp. SCL15-4 and encodes:
- a CDS encoding LysR family transcriptional regulator, whose protein sequence is MIEARRLHILRAVADHRTVTAAAAALYLTPSAVSQQLTALEQETGHRLVERGAKGVRLTPAGEILLSHTNAVLAQLERAEAELAAYGSGEAGTVTVAAFATGIAQVVAPAVARLAHSAPGIRIRVQDAEGDASLPMVLDRQVDVAVAVEYRGAPSADDPRLTHVPLYAEPFDAVVPLGHRLADAPEVPLADLSKDAWIGPYPGNPCHDVVVLACESAGFQPRLEHSSDDFRAVVALAAADVGVALVPRSALCGMDLAGVVVRPVDGVAPTRRVFAAVRRGAEGHPLIRPVLDALGEAGTVVRRP